The following coding sequences are from one Humulus lupulus chromosome X, drHumLupu1.1, whole genome shotgun sequence window:
- the LOC133805322 gene encoding pentatricopeptide repeat-containing protein At4g31850, chloroplastic-like isoform X2: MYRSSFSCTCAFTETLIATSSHSESFKGRSFGNLKVWTYGYLVNRSKARRKRMGLCGFVMKISKDGVELAKVKKKVVKSSEEVIRVLKSTTDPNSAFSYFMVVADLPYVVHTPETCNYMLEVLTTHKRVEDMAAVFDFMQKKKVYRTVDTYLAIFKGLHVRGGIEQAPTVLEKMRKAGFVLDAFSYNCLIYFLLQLEFCREALEVYNRMIFEGMKPSLKTYSSLMLAFGKRSDTKTVMDLLEEMEHLGLRPNIYTFNICIRTLGSAGKIDEAYDVLKRMDEEGCEPNVFTYTILIDALCNAGKHDNAKVLFAKMKASSHKPNRVTYITLLDKLSDCGELETLKEIWDEMEADGIAPDIVMFNILIDAICKAGNVEKAFDTLGVMKEKGISPNLHTYNILVGGLLRASRLNEALKLFSNMKSLGVIPNTITYSIIISGLVKFNSVDEAIDFYYDHVGHDFSPSPYIYAPFIEGLFKAGRHEEAMLFFEEMLEYGWKPNRVIFNILMNGFGKRGDVEIACQLFKIMVKEGIKPDLKSYTVLLEFLCCSGKIDDALYYFEELKQTALSPDLFCYNHLINALGRSQRLEEALCLYTEMRSRGIFPDISTCNKLILNLGIGRMLEQAHVRLSRPCLFCLQENDGCWLRPECENVCRTSYSNLITSHY, encoded by the exons ATGTATCGTAGTAGTTTCAGTTGTACTTGTGCTTTTACAGAGACTTTAATAGCTACTTCGAGTCATAGTGAGTCATTTAAAGGAAGAAGCTTTGGAAATTTAAAGGTTTGGACGTATGGGTACTTGGTAAACAGGTCGAAAGCGAGGAGAAAACGAATGGGTCTATGTGGGTTTGTTATGAAAATCTCAAAGGACGGGGTTGAACTGGCCAAGGTGAAGAAGAAAGTTGTGAAGTCTTCCGAAGAGGTTATAAGGGTTCTTAAATCTACGACGGACCCAAATTCTGCATTTTCTTATTTTATGGTTGTTGCTGATTTACCTTATGTTGTTCACACCCCTGAAACGTGCAATTACATGCTTGAAGTGTTGACGACTCATAAGAGGGTGGAGGATATGGCTGCTGTTTTTGATTTCATGCAAAAGAAAAAGGTTTACCGAACTGTGGACACTTATCTTGCTATTTTTAAAGGTCTTCACGTAAGGGGTGGTATTGAACAAGCACCGACTGTGCTTGAGAAGATGAGAAAGGCTGGGTTTGTTTTGGATGCGTTTTCATATAATTGCTTGATTTATTTTCTTCTCCAATTAGAGTTTTGCAGGGAGGCTTTGGAGGTTTACAACAGAATGATCTTCGAAGGGATGAAGCCAAGTTTGAAGACTTATTCGTCACTGATGTTGGCATTTGGAAAGCGAAGCGATACAAAAACAGTAATGGATTTGTTAGAAGAGATGGAACATTTGGGATTGAGGCCTAATATTTATACATTTAACATATGCATTAGAACTCTTGGAAGTGCCGGGAAAATTGATGAGGCTTATGATGTATTGAAGAGAATGGACGAGGAGGGATGCGAGCCAAATGTTTTCACTTATACAATTCTCATTGATGCTCTTTGTAACGCAGGTAAACATGATAATGCGAAGGTGTTGTTTGCAAAGATGAAAGCTAGCAGTCACAAACCTAATCGTGTAACTTACATTACTTTGTTGGACAAGTTAAGTGACTGTGGAGAATTGGAAACTCTGAAAGAAATCTGGGATGAAATGGAAGCTGATGGAATTGCTCCTGATATAGTTATGTTTAACATTCTTATTGATGCTATATGCAAAGCGGGCAATGTTGAAAAAGCATTTGATACTCTAGGTGTCATGAAGGAAAAAGGGATCTCACCAAATCTTCATACTTACAACATCTTGGTTGGGGGACTATTAAGGGCAAGTAGATTAAACGAGGCTCTTAAACTTTTCAGTAATATGAAATCCCTGGGCGTCATTCCTAACACAATTACATATAGTATAATCATTTCTGGTTTAGTGAAATTTAATAGTGTAGATGAGGCTATCGATTTCTACTATGATCATGTAGGTCATGATTTTTCCCCGTCTCCTTATATATATGCCCCGTTCATTGAGGGACTTTTTAAGGCAGGAAGACATGAAGAAGCAATGCTTTTCTTCGAGGAGATGCTAGAGTATGGATGGAAACCTAACCGTGTGATTTTCAATATTCTTATGAATGGATTTGGGAAAAGAGGGGATGTGGAAATTGCCTGCCAGTTGTTTAAAATAATGGTTAAAGAAGGAATAAAACCAGACTTGAAGTCTTACACGGTTCTTCTGGAATTTTTATGCTGTTCAGGAAAAATTGATGATGCTTTGTATTACTTTGAGGAACTAAAGCAGACTGCCCTTAGTCCTGACTTATTCTGTTATAACCATTTGATTAACGCTCTTGGAAGATCACAGAGACTAGAAGAAGCTCTATGTCTGTACACTGAAATGCGGAGTAGAGGAATTTTTCCTGATATTTCCACATGCAACAAACTAATACTCAATCTTGGGATCGGGAGAATGTTGGAGCAAGCG CATGTCAGGTTATCCAGACCATGCTTATTCTGTTTACAAGAAAATGATGGTTGTTGGCTGCGACCCGAATGTGAAAACGTTTGCAGAACTTCCTACTCAAACTTGATTACTTCACACTATTGA
- the LOC133805322 gene encoding pentatricopeptide repeat-containing protein At4g31850, chloroplastic-like isoform X1 has product MYRSSFSCTCAFTETLIATSSHSESFKGRSFGNLKVWTYGYLVNRSKARRKRMGLCGFVMKISKDGVELAKVKKKVVKSSEEVIRVLKSTTDPNSAFSYFMVVADLPYVVHTPETCNYMLEVLTTHKRVEDMAAVFDFMQKKKVYRTVDTYLAIFKGLHVRGGIEQAPTVLEKMRKAGFVLDAFSYNCLIYFLLQLEFCREALEVYNRMIFEGMKPSLKTYSSLMLAFGKRSDTKTVMDLLEEMEHLGLRPNIYTFNICIRTLGSAGKIDEAYDVLKRMDEEGCEPNVFTYTILIDALCNAGKHDNAKVLFAKMKASSHKPNRVTYITLLDKLSDCGELETLKEIWDEMEADGIAPDIVMFNILIDAICKAGNVEKAFDTLGVMKEKGISPNLHTYNILVGGLLRASRLNEALKLFSNMKSLGVIPNTITYSIIISGLVKFNSVDEAIDFYYDHVGHDFSPSPYIYAPFIEGLFKAGRHEEAMLFFEEMLEYGWKPNRVIFNILMNGFGKRGDVEIACQLFKIMVKEGIKPDLKSYTVLLEFLCCSGKIDDALYYFEELKQTALSPDLFCYNHLINALGRSQRLEEALCLYTEMRSRGIFPDISTCNKLILNLGIGRMLEQAVSVYEELQFKGLKPDVFTYNALIRAYSMSGYPDHAYSVYKKMMVVGCDPNVKTFAELPTQT; this is encoded by the coding sequence ATGTATCGTAGTAGTTTCAGTTGTACTTGTGCTTTTACAGAGACTTTAATAGCTACTTCGAGTCATAGTGAGTCATTTAAAGGAAGAAGCTTTGGAAATTTAAAGGTTTGGACGTATGGGTACTTGGTAAACAGGTCGAAAGCGAGGAGAAAACGAATGGGTCTATGTGGGTTTGTTATGAAAATCTCAAAGGACGGGGTTGAACTGGCCAAGGTGAAGAAGAAAGTTGTGAAGTCTTCCGAAGAGGTTATAAGGGTTCTTAAATCTACGACGGACCCAAATTCTGCATTTTCTTATTTTATGGTTGTTGCTGATTTACCTTATGTTGTTCACACCCCTGAAACGTGCAATTACATGCTTGAAGTGTTGACGACTCATAAGAGGGTGGAGGATATGGCTGCTGTTTTTGATTTCATGCAAAAGAAAAAGGTTTACCGAACTGTGGACACTTATCTTGCTATTTTTAAAGGTCTTCACGTAAGGGGTGGTATTGAACAAGCACCGACTGTGCTTGAGAAGATGAGAAAGGCTGGGTTTGTTTTGGATGCGTTTTCATATAATTGCTTGATTTATTTTCTTCTCCAATTAGAGTTTTGCAGGGAGGCTTTGGAGGTTTACAACAGAATGATCTTCGAAGGGATGAAGCCAAGTTTGAAGACTTATTCGTCACTGATGTTGGCATTTGGAAAGCGAAGCGATACAAAAACAGTAATGGATTTGTTAGAAGAGATGGAACATTTGGGATTGAGGCCTAATATTTATACATTTAACATATGCATTAGAACTCTTGGAAGTGCCGGGAAAATTGATGAGGCTTATGATGTATTGAAGAGAATGGACGAGGAGGGATGCGAGCCAAATGTTTTCACTTATACAATTCTCATTGATGCTCTTTGTAACGCAGGTAAACATGATAATGCGAAGGTGTTGTTTGCAAAGATGAAAGCTAGCAGTCACAAACCTAATCGTGTAACTTACATTACTTTGTTGGACAAGTTAAGTGACTGTGGAGAATTGGAAACTCTGAAAGAAATCTGGGATGAAATGGAAGCTGATGGAATTGCTCCTGATATAGTTATGTTTAACATTCTTATTGATGCTATATGCAAAGCGGGCAATGTTGAAAAAGCATTTGATACTCTAGGTGTCATGAAGGAAAAAGGGATCTCACCAAATCTTCATACTTACAACATCTTGGTTGGGGGACTATTAAGGGCAAGTAGATTAAACGAGGCTCTTAAACTTTTCAGTAATATGAAATCCCTGGGCGTCATTCCTAACACAATTACATATAGTATAATCATTTCTGGTTTAGTGAAATTTAATAGTGTAGATGAGGCTATCGATTTCTACTATGATCATGTAGGTCATGATTTTTCCCCGTCTCCTTATATATATGCCCCGTTCATTGAGGGACTTTTTAAGGCAGGAAGACATGAAGAAGCAATGCTTTTCTTCGAGGAGATGCTAGAGTATGGATGGAAACCTAACCGTGTGATTTTCAATATTCTTATGAATGGATTTGGGAAAAGAGGGGATGTGGAAATTGCCTGCCAGTTGTTTAAAATAATGGTTAAAGAAGGAATAAAACCAGACTTGAAGTCTTACACGGTTCTTCTGGAATTTTTATGCTGTTCAGGAAAAATTGATGATGCTTTGTATTACTTTGAGGAACTAAAGCAGACTGCCCTTAGTCCTGACTTATTCTGTTATAACCATTTGATTAACGCTCTTGGAAGATCACAGAGACTAGAAGAAGCTCTATGTCTGTACACTGAAATGCGGAGTAGAGGAATTTTTCCTGATATTTCCACATGCAACAAACTAATACTCAATCTTGGGATCGGGAGAATGTTGGAGCAAGCGGTGAGTGTATATGAAGAACTACAATTTAAGGGTCTCAAACCTGATGTTTTCACTTACAATGCTCTCATTCGGGCCTACAGCATGTCAGGTTATCCAGACCATGCTTATTCTGTTTACAAGAAAATGATGGTTGTTGGCTGCGACCCGAATGTGAAAACGTTTGCAGAACTTCCTACTCAAACTTGA